Proteins co-encoded in one Montipora capricornis isolate CH-2021 chromosome 12, ASM3666992v2, whole genome shotgun sequence genomic window:
- the LOC138025454 gene encoding uncharacterized protein: MEAQPELPSSPVVSNSPEPIYTPTLNCHDYIFSGEPAKTTEELLEAANQRIEELEAALDKQTIYIQLKMKPNSIIRFYTGFPSFDVLVATFRALTPTAQNMYSWSQMQRLRNKGIRKVEGLRKTMQGCKLSLFDQFYLVLQKLRVGTLNQVLADSFNISQTTVSRVFISWINFLYFMLGSTCIWPSRAKIQKNMPTCFKSMYPDCRGIIDASEIKVQAPSSLVLNSEMYSSYKSHTTYKGNAVISPSGEIIHISSLFEGSISDKELVRQSGLLPLLQPGDQLMADKGFVIQDLLTPLGCEVVMPSFLSSKRQFSKNDLQESKKLHNLRVHVERAIRRVKEFHYFDRVIPLTVAGSINQIWTVACLITNFQGPLFYER, translated from the coding sequence ATGGAGGCCCAACCGGAACTGCCATCCTCTCCTGTTGTTTCAAACTCCCCCGAGCCCATATACACACCTACCTTGAATTGCCACGATTATATTTTTTCTGGTGAGCCTGCCAAGACCACAGAGGAGCTGCTTGAAGCAGCAAATCAGAGAATTGAGGAGTTGGAGGCAGCACTGGATAAGCAAACAATATATATACAACTAAAAATGAAACCCAACAGCATCATTAGGTTTTACACCGGTTTTCCTTCTTTTGATGTTCTTGTTGCGACATTTAGAGCTCTGACTCCCACCGCACAGAATATGTATTCTTGGTCCCAAATGCAACGCCTTAGAAATAAAGGGATAAGGAAAGTTGAAGGCCTTAGGAAAACTATGCAAGGCTGCAAACTAAGTTTATTTGACCAGTTTTATTTAGTTCTTCAAAAGTTGAGGGTTGGTACCTTAAACCAAGTACTAGCTGATAGCTTTAACATTTCCCAAACAACTGTAAGCAGGGTTTTTATATCctggataaattttctttatttcatgcTTGGGAGTACTTGTATCTGGCCATCTAGGGCAAAAATCCAGAAGAACATGCCCACTTGTTTCAAGTCCATGTACCCAGACTGCAGGGGAATTATTGATGCATCTGAGATAAAGGTTCAGGCACCATCAAGTTTAGTCTTAAATAGTGAAATGTACTCGTCATATAAGAGCCACACCACCTACAAGGGCAATGCTGTTATTTCACCTTCAGGGGAAATAATTCACATCAGTTCTTTATTTGAGGGGTCAATATCAGACAAAGAGCTGGTAAGGCAGTCTGGGCTTCTACCACTTCTCCAGCCTGGGGATCAGCTTATGGCGGATAAAGGTTTTGTTATTCAGGATCTTTTAACTCCCCTTGGATGTGAAGTTGTCATGCCCTCATTTCTTTCCAGTAAGAGGCAGTTTTCTAAAAATGACCTCcaagaaagcaaaaaattaCACAACCTGCGTGTTCATGTTGAAAGGGCGATTAGGAGAGTTAAAGAGTTTCATTACTTTGATCGGGTAATCCCCCTCACTGTTGCAGGAAGCATAAATCAGATATGGACTGTAGCTTGTTTAATAACCAACTTTCAGGGGCCCTTATTTTATGAACGGTaa
- the LOC138025453 gene encoding uncharacterized protein, protein MADKQGESSAEFWHKNLHTIPKFTNAFIEKFASDHLPIKATLTRGYKFFHESYIHDVEVRLAMNDDEGVTIRAKCYRSMKKNEEPHNLLVVFKREREPCVDSFRCSCAAGQGLCHHIIGLMYTLAHYQMLGMKSVPPVISKTSRPQTWHIPNRADGVKPRPVMDVTVQKLKNPTQQSAQVKKKRKVSGVTSTVYKPFEEPLWSLDLPTILSPIFEGLNPKPGFLRVWPDDDEDVLLTESNYGLVPKGSVLSYQQSLPSKKTAAATNLSLPVPDFQLPVFTHPPTVLSEKQQLHYDSLTVTMEQALEYEEQTREQSASKDWHRLRKHRLTASNFKQICSRRKDHETLSARLLNSKVVQTAAMKYGIEHEEEAAQQYVQQFGRNVFPVGFVINPSLPHLGCSPDRRVYDATENHSWGLLEIKCSMSDYLSDLKYLKVNERSGTYSLRKTHAYYHQAMGCIGLTGSAWEDFFVYCRKEFHCERIYYDADYFSEMLEKLNMFYFNFHLSSVQ, encoded by the exons ATGGCGGACAAGCAAGGTGAAAGTTCTGCTGAGTTTTGGCACAAAAATCTTCATACCATACCCAAATTTACGAACgcttttattgaaaaatttgCGTCAGACCATCTTCCGATTAAGGCAACGCTGACAAGAGGATACAAATTCTTCCACGAGTCTTACATTCACGATGTCGAAG TTAGACTTGCTATGAATGATGATGAGGGAGTCACGATTCGTGCGAAGTGCTACAGAAGCATGAAGAAAAATGAAGAGCCGCACAATCTTCTTGTCGTGTTCAAACGTGAAAGAGAGCCTTGCGTCGATTCGTTTCGTTGCAGTTGTGCTGCTGGCCAGGGGCTTTGCCATCATATCATCGGCTTAATGTACACGCTGGCGCATTACCAGATGCTAGGAATGAAAAGTGTGCCACCAGTTATATCTAAAACATCGAGACCTCAG ACTTGGCATATCCCTAACCGAGCAGATGGTGTCAAGCCTCGCCCAGTTATGGATGTCACTGtacaaaaattaaagaatcCCACCCAGCAGTCAGCCCAagtaaaaaagaaacgaaaagtcTCTGGTGTGACAAGTACTGTTTATAAGCCTTTTGAAGAACCACTCTGGTCCCTTGATTTACCAACGATCCTAAGTCCAATATTTGAGGGGCTTAATCCTAAGCCTGGTTTTCTGAGAGTATGGCCAGATGATGACGAAGATGTCCTATTAACAGAGAGCAACTATGGGCTAGTTCCCAAAGGATCTGTTTTATCCTACCAACAGTCCCTTCCAAGTAAAAAGACTGCAGCTGCAACAAACCTCAGTCTTCCTGTGCCTGACTTTCAGCTTCCAGTTTTTACCCACCCTCCAACTGTACTGTCTGAGAAACAACAACTGCACTATGATTCCCTGACTGTCACCATGGAACAGGCCCTAGAATATGAAGAGCAGACCAGAGAACAATCTGCTTCTAAGGACTGGCACCGACTACGAAAGCATCGTCTAACAGCCTCAAACTTCAAGCAAATCTGCTCCAGGAGAAAGGATCACGAAACACTTTCAGCCAGGCTTCTGAACAGCAAAGTTGTGCAAACAGCAGCAATGAAGTATGGCATAGAGCATGAGGAAGAAGCAGCTCAACAATATGTCCAGCAGTTTGGTAGAAATGTTTTTCCAGTGGGCTTTGTGATAAACCCTTCCCTCCCACACCTAGGCTGTAGCCCAGATAGAAGGGTTTATGATGCAACAGAAAATCATTCATGGGGTctgttggaaattaaatgttCCATGTCTGACTATTTGTCAGACCTTAAGTATCTAAAGGTAAATGAAAGAAGTGGTACCTATAGTTTAAGAAAGACCCATGCTTATTATCACCAAGCCATGGGTTGTATAGGACTAACAGGTAGTGCATGGgaggatttttttgtttattgtcGCAAAGAGTTTCATTGTGAGAGAATTTACTATGATGCTGATTATTTTTCTGAAATGCTTGAAAAACTCAACATGTTTTATTTCAACTTTCATTTGTCTTCTGTACAGTGA
- the LOC138027704 gene encoding short-chain collagen C4-like isoform X3 has translation MYQQTGDEARFDALMRFPYLGSSGDSYNSLVAYLLGKHTQNSGKEKMGPPGPPGPPGKPGLAGNPGSDGKTGLKGEPGKPSTNTPLPGPPGPKGQQGAQGPQGAKGEKGQNGTGQSGVKYVRWGRTTCPSGAQIVYKGIIGGEGHADYGGGVNYLCLPHNPKYDKYNDGNQHSGYIYGTEYEVSQYNGDPFKRNLHDHDAPCVVCFVKSRGSMLMMPARNDCPSGWTDEYHGYLMTAHSGHKHSSDFICVDGDPEYVPGSHANKNGALLYPVEGSCGSLPCLPYVNGRELTCAVCTK, from the exons ATGTATCAACAAACAGGAGACGAAGCAAG atTTGATGCACTGATGCGGTTCCCCTATCTGGGATCAAGTGGGGATTCTTACAATTCACTTGTAGCCTACCTTTTGG GAAAGCATACCCAAAACAGTGGAAAGGAAAAGATGGGACCCCCTGGACCCCCTGGTCCACCAGGGAAACCAGGGTTGGCTGGTAACCCTGGTTCGGATGGAAAAACAGGCCTCAAAG GGGAACCAGGAAAGCCAAGCACAAACACACCGTTACCAGGCCCTCCTGGTCCTAAAGGACAACAAGGAGCCCAGGGACCTCAAGGAgccaaaggagaaaaaggacaaAACGGAACTGGACAGTCTGGGGTGAAGTATGTTCGGTGGGGAAGGACCACATGTCCCAGCGGTGCTCAGATTGTTTATAAAG GGATAATTGGGGGTGAAGGGCACGCCGACTACGGTGGTGGAGTCAACTACCTTTGTCTTCCTCACAATCCAAAGTACGACAAGTACAATGATGGTAACCAGCACTCAGGATACATTTACGGCACTGAGTATGAAGTCAGTCAATACAACGGAGACCCTTTTAAGAGAAATCTCCATGATCATGACGCACCCTGTGTTGTCTGCTTCGTGAAGTCACGTGGTTCAATGCTGATGATGCCCGCAAGGAATGACTGTCCATCTGGATGGACCGACGAGTATCATGGGTATCTGATGACTGCACATTCTGGTCACAAACATTCAAGTGATTTCATCTGTGTCGATGGTGATCCAGAATACGTTCCTGGTAGCCATGCTAACAAAAATGGTGCCTTGCTGTATCCCGTGGAAGGCTCTTGTGGTTCACTTCCCTGTCTTCCATATGTCAACGGTCGAGAGTTAACATGCGCCGTCTGCACcaagtaa
- the LOC138025452 gene encoding uncharacterized protein codes for MFICIQCDRLNESDVTEDPPDVNVAKGDATENAVKNGDDLLCDIEDADDAVDDECDFDIIEEEPGYNQTFAEDENYHPHTNQDTETETETETETDGEESSSAKRPRLQDDNLRVESKHIVFFSKLLLLFQFCHACKADKPLIESREVGTMAVVTTRCQNPKCPEKEKVWYSQPYMPGTKIPAGNFLLCFAILLAGGSASKVIQIFNHMGLACISLSTFFQHQRDKLFPAIYLHWKKYQLGILEKLKAMGKPFTISGDGRHDSMGHNAKFGAYTIFCCSLPLVIHFALVQRNEVGSSPAMEYEGFQRSPKGPHCDSKAEGLRGSD; via the exons ATGTTCATTT GTATTCAGTGTGACCGGTTAAATGAAAGTGATGTGACAGAGGACCCACCTGATGTCAATGTTGCAAAGGGGGATGCTACTGAGAATGCTGTTAAGAATGGTGATGATTTGCTGTGTGACATCGAAGATGCAGATGACGCAGTTGATGATGAATGCGACTTTGACATCATTGAAGAGGAACCAGGCTATAATCAAACTTTTGCAGAGGATGAAAACTATCACCCACACACTAACCAAGacacagagacagagacagagacagagacagagaccgATGGCGAAGAAAGTTCCTCTGCTAAACGTCCAAG gttacAAGATGATAATCTGCGAGTGGAATCCAAACACATTGTGTTTTTTTCCAAGCTACTCCTTCTATTCCAGTTCTGCCATGCTTGCAAGGCAGACAAGCCCTTAATTGAAAGTCGTGAAGTGGGAACCATGGCAGTTGTTACAACCCGGTGCCAAAACCCAAAGTGCCCAGAGAAAGAAAAAGTCTGGTACAGCCAACCATACATGCCTGGTACCAAAATCCCAGCAGgaaattttcttctttgttttgcaATCTTGTTGGCTGGAGGTTCTGCCAGTAAGGTCATTCAAATCTTCAACCACATGGGCTTGGCCTGTATTTCTTTGTCCACCTTTTTCCAACACCAACGT GACAAGCTATTTCCAGCCATTTATCTGCATTGGAAAAAGTACCAGTTGGGAATCTTGGAGAAACTAAAGGCAATGGGAAAGCCCTTTACCATATCTGGAGATGGGAGGCACGACAGTATGGGGCACAACGCCAAGTTTGGAGCCTATACCATATTTTGCTGTTCCCTTCCACTTGTCATACATTTTGCTCTTGTACAG AGGAATGAAGTTGGCAGTAGCCCTGCCATGGAATATGAGGGATTTCAGAG AAGTCCGAAAGGTCCTCACTGCGATAGCAAAGCAGAAGGGTTGCGAGGGTCTGACTGA
- the LOC138027704 gene encoding short-chain collagen C4-like isoform X2 translates to MKYSRVKTPCGGLRFLVVLMICFTILVHISAMDDQRPNNHDVHATGQKTESMLFRERRRIKKNTTQNPQDFAKRLKSLEERFDALMRFPYLGSSGDSYNSLVAYLLGKHTQNSGKEKMGPPGPPGPPGKPGLAGNPGSDGKTGLKGEPGKPSTNTPLPGPPGPKGQQGAQGPQGAKGEKGQNGTGQSGVKYVRWGRTTCPSGAQIVYKGIIGGEGHADYGGGVNYLCLPHNPKYDKYNDGNQHSGYIYGTEYEVSQYNGDPFKRNLHDHDAPCVVCFVKSRGSMLMMPARNDCPSGWTDEYHGYLMTAHSGHKHSSDFICVDGDPEYVPGSHANKNGALLYPVEGSCGSLPCLPYVNGRELTCAVCTK, encoded by the exons ATGAAGTACTCGCGAGTGAAAACCCCTTGTGGTGGCTTGCGTTTCCTTGTTGTGTTAATGATTTGCTTTACCATTTTGGTCCACATCTCAGCCATGGATGATCAGCGTCCAAATAATCACGATGTCCATGCAACTGGACAAAAGACTGAGTCGATGCTGTTTCGCGAACGTAGAAGAATCAAGAAAAACACCACTCAAAACCCACAGGACTTTGCAAAACGACTAAAAAGCCTTGAAGAGAG atTTGATGCACTGATGCGGTTCCCCTATCTGGGATCAAGTGGGGATTCTTACAATTCACTTGTAGCCTACCTTTTGG GAAAGCATACCCAAAACAGTGGAAAGGAAAAGATGGGACCCCCTGGACCCCCTGGTCCACCAGGGAAACCAGGGTTGGCTGGTAACCCTGGTTCGGATGGAAAAACAGGCCTCAAAG GGGAACCAGGAAAGCCAAGCACAAACACACCGTTACCAGGCCCTCCTGGTCCTAAAGGACAACAAGGAGCCCAGGGACCTCAAGGAgccaaaggagaaaaaggacaaAACGGAACTGGACAGTCTGGGGTGAAGTATGTTCGGTGGGGAAGGACCACATGTCCCAGCGGTGCTCAGATTGTTTATAAAG GGATAATTGGGGGTGAAGGGCACGCCGACTACGGTGGTGGAGTCAACTACCTTTGTCTTCCTCACAATCCAAAGTACGACAAGTACAATGATGGTAACCAGCACTCAGGATACATTTACGGCACTGAGTATGAAGTCAGTCAATACAACGGAGACCCTTTTAAGAGAAATCTCCATGATCATGACGCACCCTGTGTTGTCTGCTTCGTGAAGTCACGTGGTTCAATGCTGATGATGCCCGCAAGGAATGACTGTCCATCTGGATGGACCGACGAGTATCATGGGTATCTGATGACTGCACATTCTGGTCACAAACATTCAAGTGATTTCATCTGTGTCGATGGTGATCCAGAATACGTTCCTGGTAGCCATGCTAACAAAAATGGTGCCTTGCTGTATCCCGTGGAAGGCTCTTGTGGTTCACTTCCCTGTCTTCCATATGTCAACGGTCGAGAGTTAACATGCGCCGTCTGCACcaagtaa
- the LOC138027704 gene encoding short-chain collagen C4-like isoform X4, giving the protein MYQQTGDEARFDALMRFPYLGSSGDSYNSLVAYLLGKHTQNSGKEKMGPPGPPGPPGKPGLAGNPGSDGKTGLKGEPGKPSTNTPLPGPPGPKGQQGAQGPQGAKGEKGQNGTGQSGVKYVRWGRTTCPSGAQIVYKGIIGGEGHADYGGGVNYLCLPHNPKYDKYNDGNQHSGYIYGTEYEVSQYNGDPFKRNLHDHDAPCVVCFVKSRGSMLMMPARNDCPSGWTDEYHGYLMTAHSGHKHSSDFICVDGDPEYVPGSHANKNGALLYPVEGSCGSLPCLPYVNGRELTCAVCTK; this is encoded by the exons atTTGATGCACTGATGCGGTTCCCCTATCTGGGATCAAGTGGGGATTCTTACAATTCACTTGTAGCCTACCTTTTGG GAAAGCATACCCAAAACAGTGGAAAGGAAAAGATGGGACCCCCTGGACCCCCTGGTCCACCAGGGAAACCAGGGTTGGCTGGTAACCCTGGTTCGGATGGAAAAACAGGCCTCAAAG GGGAACCAGGAAAGCCAAGCACAAACACACCGTTACCAGGCCCTCCTGGTCCTAAAGGACAACAAGGAGCCCAGGGACCTCAAGGAgccaaaggagaaaaaggacaaAACGGAACTGGACAGTCTGGGGTGAAGTATGTTCGGTGGGGAAGGACCACATGTCCCAGCGGTGCTCAGATTGTTTATAAAG GGATAATTGGGGGTGAAGGGCACGCCGACTACGGTGGTGGAGTCAACTACCTTTGTCTTCCTCACAATCCAAAGTACGACAAGTACAATGATGGTAACCAGCACTCAGGATACATTTACGGCACTGAGTATGAAGTCAGTCAATACAACGGAGACCCTTTTAAGAGAAATCTCCATGATCATGACGCACCCTGTGTTGTCTGCTTCGTGAAGTCACGTGGTTCAATGCTGATGATGCCCGCAAGGAATGACTGTCCATCTGGATGGACCGACGAGTATCATGGGTATCTGATGACTGCACATTCTGGTCACAAACATTCAAGTGATTTCATCTGTGTCGATGGTGATCCAGAATACGTTCCTGGTAGCCATGCTAACAAAAATGGTGCCTTGCTGTATCCCGTGGAAGGCTCTTGTGGTTCACTTCCCTGTCTTCCATATGTCAACGGTCGAGAGTTAACATGCGCCGTCTGCACcaagtaa